A segment of the Manihot esculenta cultivar AM560-2 chromosome 13, M.esculenta_v8, whole genome shotgun sequence genome:
taaaattatataatttaaaaataaactttttctCTCACCTATATAAactgtttatatataaatttatatatttattatatacccttcaattaattttacatataatataaacatttaaataaGTAATTATTAAATGTAGTATTGtatcattaattttatattaaatatattttatataattaattaaaagtttataattagtatttaataataaatattatttgatgttataaataaatatttaaatattaaaatttaaataataaaaaataaaaaatttaaatattaaaatctaaataataattaaaaaaatttaatcatttgTTGTCATGGCAACAgaactgaaatttttgaaaaatcacaTTTCGTTAATTACTACGCCAAAAAtctatttttgtaaaattactGTGTATTATTTTATGTATAAGGTATTGGAGATTACCGAAATAATATCCTTATCGCACATCGAAAACTTATAAAAACAGAAGGATAATACTTtaatttcactttttattttattttaaattaaaattttaattttagtaaattttaattaaattatatttaattttattaaaattttttttagttttttaatttaaaattttaatatttaaaattttaaattaattaaattttgctaactaattttttaatccAACTTTCAAACTCgaacttaaattaaatttattattagtttaaatgagttttttaatCGAGTTTTCAAATTCGACTTTCAATTAGACtcgttattaatttaaatgagtTTTCACGAGTTAAACTcgaattgaatttaattataatatttaattttttaatcttatttaaGCTTAATATTAGATCTCGAATCTAGTtcgaatttataaaaatttttaattattaaatttaaattttataaaatttaactcgACTCAGTActatatatttgatttaaaaagatTCTTTCCAAAACAAAAAAAGTTGAaagcttaaatttatttaaattctgaCTAAGAAGCATGAGCCTTGAGCCCCTGAACATTGGGCCTAACTGCCCGAGTAGAATCAGGCTCATCCCTATCCATTTTGCCCAAGTAGAATCCTTCAcccaaaagagaaaataaaaagaaaaaggagaaaagcACCGACAGAGGCATTGAGCAAAGTTACTGAGGTTGTCCTACCTTAACCAATTTTATTGGCTCTATCAGAAAATctgttattaattttctttttgtttctttctttctttccttttaccAAATTATCTCTTCCTCTTCATTGGAACATATACTTGAATTGAATTATATACTACGAAGtaattttcctttattttcACATCATTAACATAGTAATACTTGCTAATCAGTTCATGAATTCAGTCGTCGCTCGCATTAATCATCAAAATCCTACAAACTAATTAAGCCCTTGAACAAATCCACTCACAAACACCTACCCATTAACAAAAGATACATAAAACAGAATGAAAAATGGAGATTCATCTCATCTCCTGCAACGAGTGATCCTAGAACATCCTCTGGTGTAAGGATTAACAGGAGCTCTAGCCTTGAAGCAATTATGAGTGTAGTAAGATCTCCCGGAACGTGGAGGGCAAGGAATCCTATTAGCGGCGAGAGCTCCATACGAGATATAGTAATGTACTCTTCTCCAGAACAAAGTTCTGCGGCCACCCATCTCCTCATCACCATCCCAATCTACCAACTCATCACCATTCTCCTCCAAATCATTGTACATGGACATCGCCATTTGCCATTCTAGCGCGTTCGCCATTATCTTCAAGCCAGTTTCTTCCACCTGGGCATGGGCTATTGAGGTGAGAGCAAGAAAGCAaacgaagaagaagagagaaagagtgGGAGCAGCCATGGAGAACATAGAGCAGAAGCTAAACGAAATGAGTTAAAAAGAGAAGAGGCGGAGCAGGGACAAGAAATCACATGAAGATAGAGGTTGGAGACAAGACTGAGAGAGAGAAGTGATCAGTGATAGGATTACAGCTGTGGTCATCAATGCATTAACGCGTGATCTGAAACTTTCTGTATAGTGCTGGCTTTGTTCGTGCAGTTTAGGGGAGGGAGCAAATGATTCTGTGCGTTCAGTCTTATATTGGTTTATTTTGCGATTGCATTCCTTCTTCTCCGTTCTAGAAACCACAAAGTTGCGAGATCTTACTGACCCACGTGTCAAGTGCGTGCTAGAGGATGCCGCATTAGAACAGCGTCGGATGACAGCTTTAATTAGTATGTTGAGCATTTTCAACCAATAACAGCGGCCCGTTGCGGTTGTAATAATCCTTTCGAATATTtggaataatttattattattttctgaatGAAAGTGAACTTCAcaattatttattcattaaaatgcaaaatgatCAGACCACAATAACTACATAAATATGGCAGAATAATTCAATTATCAGCATTAAAATTGTTAATCAACAGCAAGATGGCCCTGTTCCTTGAGTGATGCAATGCAATCATCGAACATTTTCTCGACAGGCTTGAACTCGAATCCTAAGCTCTTCAACTTTGTTGTGTTGAAATCGTAGAATGGCCTGTTTAGTTGCTGAAACCTACAAATCCTCACATGCATTTAATATTATTACAAATAATCATTAGCCTTAATTATGTTTCCACTGATTGTAATACCAACCTTTTTGGGATGGGCAGAGATGGATAACGAGCTGATAGCAATGACACTAATTCATCAAGCTCCAGAACCGTTGAGCTACAGAGATATCTTCCATGAGCACTCTCATGCTCGTAAACAAGGATGTGGGAAAGGGCAACGTCATCTATGTGAACATATCCCATTCTTCCATGCCATTGAAATTTCTCTGTTTCACCTGCTTGTTAGAGAGAATGTGCCATTTTGCTTGTTATTGGCAGTCTTTCAGACAAAAGGATGTCAGGAATTTAATTTATGACAAGAAAACCAAACTACCTTTAAGCAAGCCAAGGACATCAGATGCAGTAGAACATAATTCAGGTGGCAAACTAGGTCCGATCACGAATGCAGGAAGAATGGTTATTAAactgattccatttttgttgcAGAATTCCCATGCAGCATTCTCAGCTAGTGTTTTTGATAAAGCATACCAAATCTtcatttccataaaaaaaagGGGGAATACTCGAATAAAAATCCACGTATAGTAATAATATAATGTGATAATTATTTGTTTTGATTAATGACGTCCCAACAGCAATTAAAACCTGCAGTAAACTTACCTGGAGTCTCTCGCTGATTTCCACAGAGCTCCAAGATGACTCGTCGAGAGGTACAAGGGGGTCAAAATCATCTCTCACTCTAACAGCTGAAGAGGATGAGGTGAGAATCACACGCTTTAGACATGGATTCTTCTTACAGGAACGCAACACATTCAAAGTGCCCTCAACAGCTGGTTCCAAAATTTCAATCTGCACAAAGAAAAACAAACACCATCAAGCATCAACCCATAATACTTGATATCATGCATTGCTTGAAAGTACATGCCTTTGGATCAGATGAAGGTCTGAGCACAGGGGAAGCAGTGTGGAACACACCATGACATCCAAAAATTGCATCATCAAAGCTGCCCATTTCCATCAAATCAGCCTTTACTAACTGGAGCCTCTCCTTTGCTCCTTCTAGGTTCCACAGATGAGCTagtttcttttcattttctacCCATATTTACATTTAAACAATGAATAAAATCTATGCACTTGTTGCTCACTGCAAGTAgataaattttaagtaaaaaagtaAGAGAGACGAACCTGGATCTCTTACAGTTCCAATGACTTGATACCCTGACAAGAGCAGTCGTTTGATAAGCCAAGAAGCTAGAAAACCTGAAGCCCCTGTAACACAGACCTTGCCTTTAACTTGTTCCATTTTCTTGCACTTGATTGAAATTGAGATTCAGACTCCGATCACAGATAAATAACGTTGGCTTTGGTAGGTAGTTGGAGATTAGGCGACTACGGACTGAGAAGGTGTGTCATGAGAAGCTGCTGCTATTTCTTATTTCTTGTGGCCATGAGTAGGTGAAGGTGCAAAAAGTGATGACGTTTCATGAAATTCTGCTATGGATTGATCAAACTATATGAAAACCAGGAAAGAGAACTCTCCCCTTCCACCGACTCTTTGATTTTAAAATTCCTAATTTTGAGAATGAATGATGGTAAGTCTTTCTCTAGataaattattcattttttctctagataaaataatttaattttaaaattttttcatcaataaaattttattttttatttaaattatattatctttttagtatttattaattataaatataaattttaatatatatttataaattatttatacttataaaacaaatataaatcttataaaagtaatataatgtttattgatttttatataataaaaaaatatatatacataaaaataaattttatttattaacaatcatgttttaaattttatatatattatatggtGAATTACTgattttatgtatattttaataataaataaattatatgacaTATTTTAGCATACATATCAAATGTTTCACTTTTAATCAATAATTTACTATCAGCCAAATATAAATAtcacttatttttatttaacggttaaattaaataaatttttaataataagaatatttttatttataataatgaaaccgttaaacttttttaatttatttttcacttgatttaaaataattgattCAAATCGCTAAATTTGCAACGTCTCGTTGCAACTGAATAGGTGAATATcactttttttttgttcttatCGTAACTGAATCGAATATAATTGCTAAATCAGTATCAAACTCTTAAGTATTGTGATTAGCTAATATTTCAGGCGGCTCCAATTTATTCCACACGGATAACTTTTTCATCACAGTCTTACTTGCTCTGCACGATTTTTTTGATTCAGAATGGTTTTGATACTATTTAAAACCGTTTCGATTTAAACTGATTtgaataactttttaaatttattttcacgtaattcaaaataattaattaaaattatttaatagtatttttaaattatttaatagtatttttaattgataatttaacGATATGTAGTCTTCTTCACGGTAAGCAGCTAGGTGAATAtcacaaataatttttattttaatttaattttttataaatttaaaatataaataaatatagaaacTCGTTTTAAATTAATGCTAAATTAGATATAGATATTTTTCTCAAAGGAATGGACAAAAACTTTGGCGTCTTTTTCTGTCCTTGTCTGGCTTGAGGACAGAAAAGTAATTAAATGATGTGTGGATCAAATTGCCACTCTTATAATTACCTTGAGAGACGTAGTTGATCCGACATGTTCGCCTGCACTTGTCGccaatcatttttattattttctcctCAGCAAGAGAGAAAAGGAGGGGAAAAAACATACTCACAGGTAAAGGAGGAAAGGGTGAGGTAAAAGTAAGTTTTTACTTTTAAAGGCCTTGATAAATGCAATCTCAGTtttgtaattattaaaaaaaaaaaatcatttttattattttatttttaaatcctcTTATTCATCCCAATCCTGTGGAATCTTCCGATCAATTTTCAAACtggatatttatattaaaattattttttgttttgtcaAATCATAAGTAGCTTTTAATCTCTATTTAGTTTAGATTTCTTGCATTTTCCTGTTGTGTTTGCTTGTGGTTTCAAGATTTCATTGACGAGCGGCTAAGATTTCATTGTCTTTGTCCCTTTGAAGTTCtataatgtttttcatgtttactatgatttaattaatataatatattcattctatctcataatttttatctattttaatttttacatagtaaaaattaaaaaaaaaataaattttgatattttaaagcaaattaagaaattttttctACATAAACGTAATAAAACCTTACGATAAAGGGAAGTAACTAAGTGAGAAATCAATTCGGAAGCTGTAACCTAAAAGCCCATGTGGTTGCAGTCCTTTCAAATATGAGTTCCAAATTTCAAACCCAATATACAGAATTAGCCCAAAGCAAAGTGGTTGGTGGAGCAGGGCTCGAAGGAGTAGAGGCACTAGGTGTTGCTGGTCCATGGTGGGCATAAGCAGAGATCAAGGGATATGACCAAATTTTTGGGAGCACACAAAATTTTTGTTCAATTCACCGAGTCATATGTATCTCTGGACAATCTTTAAATCTTACAGGGATTGGACAAAAACTATGATATGTGCATTGATAATAAACCATGACAACTAATGAGATAAGCTCAATCATTACTCAGTATGACAATCTCAGCTGTTTTTGGTCCTTTTATATTCATTGTTTTTATTGCCACTCAGATTCCTCTCCCTCtctctgtatatatatataaacttaacTGCCATATGAGTCCAATTGTAAATGGATGAAGGAAaatcaaaataagaaaagaaaacttATCC
Coding sequences within it:
- the LOC110629525 gene encoding protein RALF-like 34; translation: MFSMAAPTLSLFFFVCFLALTSIAHAQVEETGLKIMANALEWQMAMSMYNDLEENGDELVDWDGDEEMGGRRTLFWRRVHYYISYGALAANRIPCPPRSGRSYYTHNCFKARAPVNPYTRGCSRITRCRR
- the LOC110629524 gene encoding tetraketide alpha-pyrone reductase 1, with product MEQVKGKVCVTGASGFLASWLIKRLLLSGYQVIGTVRDPENEKKLAHLWNLEGAKERLQLVKADLMEMGSFDDAIFGCHGVFHTASPVLRPSSDPKIEILEPAVEGTLNVLRSCKKNPCLKRVILTSSSSAVRVRDDFDPLVPLDESSWSSVEISERLQIWYALSKTLAENAAWEFCNKNGISLITILPAFVIGPSLPPELCSTASDVLGLLKGETEKFQWHGRMGYVHIDDVALSHILVYEHESAHGRYLCSSTVLELDELVSLLSARYPSLPIPKRFQQLNRPFYDFNTTKLKSLGFEFKPVEKMFDDCIASLKEQGHLAVD